One Solanum pennellii chromosome 9, SPENNV200 DNA segment encodes these proteins:
- the LOC107030834 gene encoding monothiol glutaredoxin-S2-like has protein sequence MESLKKMVAEKPVVMFSKSKCCMCHTIKTLISSFGANLTVYELDELPNGLQVERALLMLGRRPSVPAVFIGQELIGGANEIMSLHLEGNLVPLLMKAKALWL, from the coding sequence atggaGTCATTGAAAAAAATGGTAGCTGAAAAGCCAGTGGTTATGTTTAGCAAAAGCAAGTGTTGTATGTGTCACACTATAAAGACACTTATATCAAGTTTTGGTGCTAATTTAACTGTATATGAATTGGATGAACTTCCCAATGGGCTACAAGTGGAGCGAGCTCTGCTGATGCTAGGCCGAAGGCCTAGCGTGCCAGCAGTGTTCATTGGACAAGAATTAATTGGCGGTGCCAATGAGATTATGAGTCTTCATCTAGAGGGAAATCTTGTTCCTCTACTCATGAAAGCTAAAGCTCTTTGGctatag
- the LOC107031767 gene encoding NAD(P)H-quinone oxidoreductase subunit T, chloroplastic, which yields MRKPLPLRLLKSDTKQISNSMASATAPPAPFTFLTRNQTNNEHRTDTRWLTRKQRRRRVGLQVYAKEEGATGRQRAPPGVDTRIHWENEDEGWVGESKSRSTQERIKTDEKNLFDEKFSDLLNSSANSHYQFLGVSATADLEEIKAAYRRLSKEYHPDTTNLPIRAASEKFMKLREIYDVLSDEEQRRFYDWTLAQETASREAEKMKMRLQDPRMLEVENWESVPDMVDRLGGRNMELSNQAKTALTFDILIIIFSFCCIIYAVVFKEQY from the exons ATGAGAAAGCCCCTCCCTCTAAGACTACTCAAATCAGACACAAAACAAATTTCCAATTCCATGGCCTCAGCAACAGCTCCACCAGCTCCATTCACCTTTCTTACAAGGAACCAAACCAATAATGAGCACAGAACAGATACCAGATGGTTGacaagaaaacaaagaagacGCCGTGTTGGCTTACAAGTTTATGCAAAAGAAGAAGGGGCTACTGGGCGACAACGTGCTCCTCCTGGTGTTGACACAAGAATTCACTGGGAAAACGAAGATGAAGGATGGGTAGGAGAGAGTAAGTCACGGTCCACACAAGAACGAATCAAAACAGACGAAAAGAATCTCTTTGATGAAAAATTCTCAGACCTCCTCAACAGTTCAGCTAATTCTCACTACCA GTTCTTGGGAGTATCTGCAACAGCTGATCTAGAGGAAATTAAAGCTGCATATAGGAGGCTATCAAAGGAGTATCATCCAGACACAACTAATCTTCCTATAAGAGCAGCATCAgagaaattcatgaaactaaGAGAAATTTATGATGTCCTGAGTGATGAGGAACAACGTCGATTCTATGATTGGACACTAGCTCAGGAGACAGCAAGTCGAGAAGcagagaaaatgaaaatgaggCTGCAAGATCCACGCATGCTGGAAGTAGAAAACTGGGAATCTGTTCCAGACATGGTGGATCGACTTGGTGGAAGAAACATGGAGCTGAGTAATCAGGCAAAAACTGCCCTCACATTTGATATCTTGATTATCATCTTTTCGTTTTGCTGCATTATATATGCAGTAGTCTTCAAGGAACAATATTAA
- the LOC107031768 gene encoding uncharacterized protein LOC107031768, which translates to MTVSLSKLRNVLPFSRLFRQLELDMETVVKVLQPGPLGIVEHKFSAEEIQKASDTVKHAVSNWRRQANIEKHSPIMKDFIDV; encoded by the exons ATGACCGTATCACTGTCGAAACTCCGCAATGTGTTACCCTTCTCCAGGCTCTTCAG GCAACTGGAGCTGGATATGGAAACTGTAGTTAAGGTACTACAACCTGGTCCACTAGGCATTGTGGAACACAAATTTTCTGCTGAGGAAATACAGAAAGCCAGTGACACCGTTAAGCATGCAGTGAGTAATTGGCGTAGGCAGGCTAACATTGAGAAACATAGCCCCATCATGAAAGATTTTATCGATGTATGA